The Oryzias melastigma strain HK-1 linkage group LG3, ASM292280v2, whole genome shotgun sequence genome contains a region encoding:
- the mafa gene encoding transcription factor Maf isoform X2, giving the protein MASELAMSNSDLPTSPLAMEYVNDFDLMKFEVKKEPVEPDRNISQCSRLIAGGSLSSTPMSTPCSSVPPSPSFSAPSPGSGSEQKTHIEDFYWMSGYQQQLNPEALGFSPEDAVEALISSSHQLQSFDGYARGQQFAGAAGAGGTMAGEEMGSAAAVVSAVIAAAAAQNGAQHHHHHHHHHSSHHQAPSAQSNGSSGTNHPHMRLEERFSDEQLVTMSVRELNRQLRGVSKEEVIRLKQKRRTLKNRGYAQSCRFKRVQQRHVLEGEKTQLLQQVEHLKQEISRLVRERDAYKEKYEKLISNGFRENGSSSDNNPSSPEFFMSSRKFLHL; this is encoded by the exons ATGGCATCAGAGCTGGCAATGAGCAACTCCGACCTGCCCACCAGTCCCCTGGCCATGGAATATGTTAATGACTTCGATCTGATGAAGTTTGAAGTGAAAAAGGAGCCGGTGGAGCCCGATCGCAACATCAGCCAGTGCAGTCGCCTTATCGCCGGGGGATCCTTATCTTCCACCCCGATGAGCACGCCTTGCAGCTCGGTGCCCCCTTCTCCAAGCTTCTCGGCGCCCAGTCCGGGCTCTGGGAGCGAGCAGAAGACACACATTGAGGATTTCTACTGGATGTCCGGTTACCAACAGCAGCTGAATCCAGAGGCGCTGGGCTTCAGCCCCGAAGACGCGGTCGAGGCGCTGATCAGCAGCAGCCACCAGCTCCAGTCCTTCGATGGCTACGCCAGGGGCCAGCAGTTCGCAGGCGCGGCCGGGGCAGGGGGCACCATGGCCGGCGAGGAGATGGGCTCCGCCGCGGCGGTGGTGTCAGCAGTCATCGCTGCAGCAGCCGCTCAGAACGGAGCGcagcaccaccaccaccaccatcaccaccacagCAGCCACCACCAAGCGCCCAGCGCCCAGTCCAACGGCTCCTCGGGGACGAATCACCCACACATGCGCCTGGAGGAGCGGTTCTCCGACGAGCAGCTGGTGACCATGTCCGTGCGGGAGCTCAACCGGCAGCTACGAGGGGTCAGCAAGGAAGAGGTGATCAGACTCAAGCAGAAGAGGAGGACCCTAAAGAACAGAGGCTACGCGCAGTCCTGCCGGTTCAAGCGCGTCCAGCAGCGGCACGTCCTGGAGGGAGAGAAGACGCAACTCCTGCAGCAGGTCGAGCACCTAAAGCAGGAGATCTCCAGGCTGGTCCGGGAGAGGGACGCGTACAAAGAAAAGTATGAGAAGCTCATCAGCAACGGCTTCAGAGAAAATGGATCCAGCAGTGACAACAACCCTTCATCTCCAGAGTTTTTCAT GTCCTCAAGAAAATTTCTCCACCTGTGA
- the mafa gene encoding transcription factor Maf isoform X1, with amino-acid sequence MASELAMSNSDLPTSPLAMEYVNDFDLMKFEVKKEPVEPDRNISQCSRLIAGGSLSSTPMSTPCSSVPPSPSFSAPSPGSGSEQKTHIEDFYWMSGYQQQLNPEALGFSPEDAVEALISSSHQLQSFDGYARGQQFAGAAGAGGTMAGEEMGSAAAVVSAVIAAAAAQNGAQHHHHHHHHHSSHHQAPSAQSNGSSGTNHPHMRLEERFSDEQLVTMSVRELNRQLRGVSKEEVIRLKQKRRTLKNRGYAQSCRFKRVQQRHVLEGEKTQLLQQVEHLKQEISRLVRERDAYKEKYEKLISNGFRENGSSSDNNPSSPEFFIKLSSNFCHDRRLCCP; translated from the exons ATGGCATCAGAGCTGGCAATGAGCAACTCCGACCTGCCCACCAGTCCCCTGGCCATGGAATATGTTAATGACTTCGATCTGATGAAGTTTGAAGTGAAAAAGGAGCCGGTGGAGCCCGATCGCAACATCAGCCAGTGCAGTCGCCTTATCGCCGGGGGATCCTTATCTTCCACCCCGATGAGCACGCCTTGCAGCTCGGTGCCCCCTTCTCCAAGCTTCTCGGCGCCCAGTCCGGGCTCTGGGAGCGAGCAGAAGACACACATTGAGGATTTCTACTGGATGTCCGGTTACCAACAGCAGCTGAATCCAGAGGCGCTGGGCTTCAGCCCCGAAGACGCGGTCGAGGCGCTGATCAGCAGCAGCCACCAGCTCCAGTCCTTCGATGGCTACGCCAGGGGCCAGCAGTTCGCAGGCGCGGCCGGGGCAGGGGGCACCATGGCCGGCGAGGAGATGGGCTCCGCCGCGGCGGTGGTGTCAGCAGTCATCGCTGCAGCAGCCGCTCAGAACGGAGCGcagcaccaccaccaccaccatcaccaccacagCAGCCACCACCAAGCGCCCAGCGCCCAGTCCAACGGCTCCTCGGGGACGAATCACCCACACATGCGCCTGGAGGAGCGGTTCTCCGACGAGCAGCTGGTGACCATGTCCGTGCGGGAGCTCAACCGGCAGCTACGAGGGGTCAGCAAGGAAGAGGTGATCAGACTCAAGCAGAAGAGGAGGACCCTAAAGAACAGAGGCTACGCGCAGTCCTGCCGGTTCAAGCGCGTCCAGCAGCGGCACGTCCTGGAGGGAGAGAAGACGCAACTCCTGCAGCAGGTCGAGCACCTAAAGCAGGAGATCTCCAGGCTGGTCCGGGAGAGGGACGCGTACAAAGAAAAGTATGAGAAGCTCATCAGCAACGGCTTCAGAGAAAATGGATCCAGCAGTGACAACAACCCTTCATCTCCAGAGTTTTTCAT aaaactTTCATCTAATTTTTGCCATGATCGCAGACTCTGTTGTCCATAG